The Streptomyces sp. NBC_01255 genome window below encodes:
- the nusG gene encoding transcription termination/antitermination protein NusG, with translation MSDANLNDAFESESVEDELDIVEAADEDQADAADDAAGDAAEDAALHVEDEDEDEAEADETEDSDEESDDEDSEDEESDDEESVEVEDAEDETEEEAEPAAPVDPVAALREELRTLPGEWYVIHTYAGYEKRVKANLEQRAVSLNVEDFIYQAEVPEEEIVQIKGGERKNVKQNKLPGYVLVRMDLTNESWGVVRNTPGVTGFVGNAYDPYPLTLDEIVKMLAPEAEEKAAREAAEAEGKPAPARKLEVQVLDFEVGDSVTVTDGPFATLQATINEINPDSKKVKGLVEIFGRETPVELSFDQIQKN, from the coding sequence GTGTCTGACGCGAACCTGAACGACGCCTTCGAGTCCGAGTCCGTCGAGGACGAGCTGGACATCGTCGAGGCCGCCGACGAGGACCAGGCCGACGCTGCTGACGACGCTGCCGGCGACGCCGCCGAGGACGCCGCTCTCCACGTCGAGGACGAGGACGAGGACGAGGCGGAAGCCGACGAGACCGAGGACTCCGACGAGGAGTCGGACGACGAGGACTCCGAGGACGAAGAGTCCGACGACGAGGAGTCCGTCGAGGTCGAGGACGCCGAGGACGAGACCGAGGAGGAGGCCGAGCCGGCCGCCCCGGTCGACCCGGTCGCCGCGCTTCGCGAGGAGCTCCGCACCCTCCCCGGCGAGTGGTACGTCATCCACACCTACGCCGGCTACGAGAAGCGCGTGAAGGCCAACCTCGAGCAGCGTGCCGTCTCGCTCAACGTCGAGGACTTCATCTACCAGGCCGAGGTCCCCGAGGAAGAGATCGTCCAGATCAAGGGCGGCGAGCGGAAGAACGTCAAGCAGAACAAGCTTCCCGGCTACGTTCTCGTCCGCATGGACCTGACGAACGAGTCCTGGGGCGTCGTCCGCAACACCCCCGGCGTCACCGGCTTCGTGGGCAACGCCTACGACCCGTACCCGCTGACCCTGGACGAGATCGTCAAGATGCTCGCCCCGGAGGCCGAGGAGAAGGCCGCCCGCGAGGCCGCAGAGGCCGAGGGCAAGCCCGCTCCCGCCCGCAAGCTGGAGGTCCAGGTTCTGGACTTCGAGGTCGGCGACTCGGTCACGGTCACGGACGGTCCCTTCGCGACCCTCCAGGCCACGATCAACGAGATCAACCCGGACTCGAAGAAGGTCAAGGGCCTCGTCGAGATCTTCGGTCGCGAGACCCCGGTCGAGCTCAGCTTCGACCAGATCCAGAAGAACTGA
- a CDS encoding TetR/AcrR family transcriptional regulator, whose translation MEQRPTRVRIVDAARDLMRTAGLARTTTKEIAKAAGCSEAALYKYFASKEELFLTVLDERLPRLGGLLGALAADPGSRTVEENLTEIARQAALFYEESFPMAASLYAEPQLKARHEEGMRRLGAGPHKPVEGLTAYLRTEQRLGRVAADADPRAAAALLLGACVQRAFAYEMTEDGPGPLDDFARSIARTLMRGIG comes from the coding sequence ATGGAACAGAGGCCGACCCGCGTACGGATCGTCGACGCCGCGCGCGACCTCATGCGGACGGCGGGACTCGCCCGCACCACGACCAAGGAGATCGCCAAGGCGGCCGGCTGCTCGGAGGCGGCGCTCTACAAGTACTTCGCGAGCAAGGAAGAGCTCTTCCTGACCGTCCTCGACGAACGGCTGCCCCGGCTCGGCGGGCTGCTCGGCGCCCTCGCCGCCGACCCCGGCAGCCGCACCGTCGAGGAGAACCTCACCGAGATCGCCCGGCAGGCCGCCCTCTTCTACGAGGAGAGCTTTCCGATGGCCGCCTCGCTCTACGCCGAGCCGCAGCTCAAGGCCCGCCACGAAGAGGGCATGCGCCGGCTCGGCGCCGGCCCGCACAAGCCCGTCGAGGGGCTCACCGCCTACCTCCGCACCGAGCAGCGCCTCGGCCGGGTCGCCGCCGACGCCGACCCGCGGGCGGCCGCGGCGCTCCTCCTCGGCGCCTGCGTCCAGCGGGCCTTCGCGTACGAGATGACCGAGGACGGCCCCGGGCCGCTCGACGACTTCGCCCGCTCGATCGCGCGCACGCTGATGCGCGGGATCGGCTGA
- a CDS encoding NAD(P)-dependent oxidoreductase has protein sequence MKLTVFGATGGIGREIVRQALASGHEVTAVVRDPTRLAVTGERLVVHRADLAAPETLRAAVTGRDAVLSGLGARGRADAATGVAARLTRSVLTAMEAERVRRLLVVSAAPVGPAAEGDGVLDKAVLAVISSVLKDVYADLRVMESALAASGTDWTSVRPPKLTDKPLTGRYRTVVGGNPPRGRTLARADVAHAMLAMIDAPATVKQGVGVAY, from the coding sequence ATGAAGCTCACTGTCTTCGGCGCGACCGGTGGCATCGGCCGGGAGATCGTCCGCCAGGCACTGGCCTCGGGCCACGAGGTGACGGCGGTGGTACGGGATCCGACGCGGCTGGCGGTGACCGGGGAGCGGCTCGTGGTCCACCGGGCCGACCTCGCCGCCCCCGAGACCCTGCGCGCGGCCGTCACCGGCCGGGACGCCGTGCTGTCGGGCCTCGGCGCCCGCGGTCGCGCGGACGCGGCGACGGGCGTGGCGGCCCGGCTGACCCGCTCGGTGCTCACGGCGATGGAGGCGGAGCGGGTCCGGCGGCTCCTGGTGGTCAGCGCGGCGCCGGTGGGCCCCGCCGCGGAGGGCGACGGGGTGCTCGACAAGGCCGTCCTCGCCGTGATCAGCAGCGTCCTGAAGGACGTCTACGCCGATCTGCGGGTGATGGAGTCCGCGCTGGCGGCAAGCGGCACGGACTGGACCTCGGTCCGCCCGCCGAAGCTGACGGACAAGCCGCTCACCGGCCGGTACCGCACGGTCGTCGGCGGCAATCCGCCCCGGGGCCGCACGCTGGCCCGCGCGGACGTGGCCCACGCGATGCTGGCGATGATCGACGCCCCGGCGACGGTCAAGCAGGGCGTGGGCGTGGCCTACTAG
- a CDS encoding pyridoxal phosphate-dependent aminotransferase, protein MSAATPPTERRVSARIGAISESATLAVDAKAKALKAAGRPVIGFGAGEPDFPTPDYIVEAAVEACRNPKFHRYTPAGGLPELKAAIAAKTLRDSGYEVDASQVLVTNGGKQAIYEAFAAILDPGDEVIVPAPYWTTYPESIRLAGGVPVEVVADETTGYRVSVEQLEAARTEKTKVVLFVSPSNPTGAVYPEADAEAIGRWAVEHGLWVLTDEIYEHLVYGDAKFTSLPAIVPELRDKCIVVNGVAKTYAMTGWRVGWIVGPKDVVKAATNLQSHATSNVSNVAQIAALAAVSGNLDAVAEMRTAFDRRRQTIVRMLNEIEGVYCPTPEGAFYAYPSVKGLLGKEIRGKRPETSVELAALILDEAEVAVVPGEAFGTPGYLRLSYALGDEDLVEGVSRIQKLLAEATA, encoded by the coding sequence ATGAGCGCTGCTACCCCTCCCACCGAGCGTCGGGTCTCCGCCCGCATCGGTGCGATCTCCGAGTCCGCCACCCTCGCCGTCGACGCCAAGGCCAAGGCCCTCAAGGCCGCCGGGCGCCCGGTGATCGGCTTCGGCGCCGGTGAGCCCGACTTCCCGACCCCCGACTACATCGTCGAGGCGGCCGTCGAGGCTTGCAGGAACCCGAAGTTCCACCGCTACACGCCGGCCGGCGGTCTGCCCGAGCTGAAGGCCGCGATCGCCGCCAAGACGCTGCGCGACTCGGGCTACGAGGTCGACGCCTCTCAGGTCCTCGTGACCAACGGCGGCAAGCAGGCGATCTACGAGGCCTTCGCCGCGATCCTCGACCCGGGCGACGAGGTCATCGTCCCGGCGCCGTACTGGACGACGTACCCCGAGTCGATCCGTCTCGCGGGCGGCGTCCCGGTGGAGGTCGTGGCCGACGAGACCACCGGCTACCGGGTCTCCGTGGAGCAGCTGGAGGCCGCGCGCACGGAGAAGACCAAGGTCGTCCTCTTCGTCTCGCCGTCCAACCCGACCGGCGCCGTGTACCCCGAGGCCGACGCCGAGGCGATCGGGCGCTGGGCCGTCGAGCACGGCCTGTGGGTCCTGACCGACGAGATCTACGAGCACCTCGTCTACGGCGACGCGAAGTTCACGTCGCTGCCGGCGATCGTCCCCGAGCTGCGCGACAAGTGCATCGTGGTCAACGGTGTCGCGAAGACGTACGCGATGACCGGCTGGCGCGTCGGGTGGATCGTGGGCCCGAAGGACGTCGTGAAGGCCGCGACGAACCTCCAGTCGCACGCCACGTCCAACGTGAGCAACGTCGCGCAGATCGCCGCCCTCGCCGCCGTCTCGGGCAACCTGGACGCGGTCGCGGAGATGCGCACCGCCTTCGACCGTCGCCGCCAGACGATCGTGCGGATGCTGAACGAGATCGAGGGCGTGTACTGCCCGACGCCGGAGGGCGCCTTCTACGCGTACCCCTCGGTGAAGGGTCTGCTCGGCAAGGAGATCCGCGGCAAGCGCCCCGAGACCTCCGTCGAGCTCGCCGCCCTGATCCTCGACGAGGCCGAGGTCGCGGTCGTCCCGGGCGAGGCCTTCGGCACGCCGGGCTACCTGCGTCTGTCGTACGCGCTCGGCGACGAGGACCTGGTCGAGGGCGTCTCCCGGATCCAGAAGCTGCTGGCCGAGGCGACCGCCTGA
- the rplA gene encoding 50S ribosomal protein L1, which translates to MKRSKALRAADAKIDRERNYAPLEAVRLAKDTAATKFDGTVEVAFRLGVDPRKADQMVRGTVNLPHGTGKTARVLVFATGDRAEAAIAAGADIVGSDELIDEISKGNRLNEFDAVVATPDLMGKVGRLGRVLGPRGLMPNPKVGTVTPDVAKAVNDIKGGKIEFRVDKHSNLHFIIGKVSFDETKLVENYAAALDEILRLKPSAAKGRYIKKATLTTTMGPGIPLDSNRTRNLLVEEDPAAV; encoded by the coding sequence GTGAAGCGCAGCAAGGCTCTCCGCGCCGCGGACGCCAAGATCGACCGGGAGCGGAACTACGCCCCCCTCGAGGCCGTCCGTCTGGCGAAGGACACCGCCGCCACGAAGTTCGACGGCACCGTCGAGGTCGCCTTCCGCCTGGGTGTCGACCCGCGCAAGGCCGACCAGATGGTCCGCGGCACCGTGAACCTCCCGCACGGCACCGGCAAGACCGCCCGGGTCCTGGTCTTCGCGACCGGTGACCGTGCCGAGGCCGCGATTGCCGCCGGCGCCGACATCGTCGGCTCCGACGAGCTCATCGACGAGATCTCCAAGGGCAACCGCCTGAACGAGTTCGACGCCGTTGTGGCCACCCCGGACCTCATGGGCAAGGTCGGCCGCCTCGGCCGCGTCCTCGGCCCGCGTGGTCTCATGCCGAACCCCAAGGTCGGCACCGTCACCCCCGATGTCGCGAAGGCTGTCAACGACATCAAGGGCGGCAAGATCGAGTTCCGCGTCGACAAGCACTCGAACCTGCACTTCATCATCGGCAAGGTCTCCTTCGACGAGACGAAGCTGGTCGAGAACTACGCTGCGGCCCTGGACGAGATCCTTCGTCTGAAGCCGTCCGCCGCCAAGGGCCGCTACATCAAGAAGGCGACCCTGACGACGACGATGGGCCCCGGCATCCCGCTGGACTCCAACCGCACCCGTAACCTCCTCGTCGAGGAGGACCCGGCCGCGGTCTGA
- the rplL gene encoding 50S ribosomal protein L7/L12 — translation MAKLSQDDLLAQFEEMTLIELSEFVKAFEDKFDVTAAAAVAVAGPGAPVATEAAEEQDEFDVILEGAGDKKIQVIKVVRELTSLGLKEAKDLVDGTPKAVLEKVAKDVAEKAAESLKAAGASVTVK, via the coding sequence ATGGCGAAGCTCTCTCAGGACGACCTCCTCGCCCAGTTCGAGGAGATGACCCTCATCGAGCTCTCCGAGTTCGTTAAGGCCTTCGAGGACAAGTTCGACGTCACCGCCGCTGCGGCCGTCGCCGTTGCCGGCCCGGGCGCCCCGGTTGCCACCGAGGCCGCCGAGGAGCAGGACGAGTTCGACGTCATCCTCGAGGGTGCCGGCGACAAGAAGATCCAGGTCATCAAGGTCGTGCGCGAGCTCACCTCCCTGGGCCTCAAGGAGGCCAAGGACCTCGTCGACGGCACCCCGAAGGCCGTCCTCGAGAAGGTCGCGAAGGACGTTGCCGAGAAGGCCGCCGAGTCCCTCAAGGCCGCCGGCGCCTCCGTCACGGTCAAGTAA
- the rplK gene encoding 50S ribosomal protein L11: MPPKKKKVTGLIKLQINAGAANPAPPVGPALGQHGVNIMEFCKAYNAATESQRGMVVPVEITVYEDRTFTFITKTPPAAKLILKAAGVDKGSGEPHKTKVAKLTAAQVREIATVKLPDLNANDLDAASKIIAGTARSMGITVEG, translated from the coding sequence ATGCCTCCCAAGAAGAAGAAGGTCACGGGGCTTATCAAGCTCCAGATCAACGCCGGTGCGGCGAACCCGGCCCCGCCGGTCGGCCCCGCGCTCGGTCAGCACGGCGTCAACATCATGGAGTTCTGCAAGGCCTACAACGCCGCGACCGAGTCGCAGCGTGGCATGGTCGTGCCGGTGGAGATCACGGTCTACGAGGACCGCACCTTCACCTTCATCACCAAGACTCCGCCGGCCGCGAAGCTGATCCTCAAGGCCGCTGGTGTGGACAAGGGCTCCGGCGAGCCCCACAAGACCAAGGTCGCGAAGCTCACGGCCGCTCAGGTCCGCGAGATCGCCACGGTCAAGCTGCCCGACCTGAACGCCAATGACCTGGACGCCGCGTCCAAGATCATCGCCGGTACCGCCCGTTCCATGGGCATCACCGTCGAGGGCTGA
- a CDS encoding UDP-N-acetylmuramate dehydrogenase, whose protein sequence is MTATSVTGPSRKRRARTLEPVQPLHDAPLAPLTTFRLGGPATRLVTATTDDEVVAAVREADAAGTPLLIIGGGSNLVIGDKGFDGTALRIATTGFALEGSRLELAAGEVWTDAVARTVEAGLAGIECLAGIPGSAGATPIQNVGAYGQDVSATVTEVVAYDRRAEETVTLTNAECAFSYRHSLFKDQPERYVVLRVRFELEDADGMSAPLKYPETARALGVEAGDRVPLGQARETVLRLRAGKGMVLDPEDHDTWSAGSFFTNPILTNDEFDSFRARVAERLGPDVAPPAFPAGEGGAVKTSAAWLIDRAGFTKGYGTGPARISTKHTLALTNRGEATTEDLLALAREVVAGVRDAFGITLVNEPVTVGVEI, encoded by the coding sequence CTGACGGCTACGAGCGTCACGGGCCCGTCGCGGAAGCGGCGGGCCCGTACCCTTGAGCCCGTGCAGCCACTCCACGACGCCCCCCTCGCGCCCCTGACCACCTTCCGGCTCGGCGGACCCGCCACCCGGCTCGTCACCGCCACCACCGACGACGAGGTGGTCGCGGCCGTCCGCGAGGCCGACGCCGCGGGCACCCCGCTGCTGATCATCGGCGGCGGCTCGAACCTGGTCATCGGGGACAAGGGCTTCGACGGCACGGCGCTGCGCATCGCCACCACCGGCTTCGCCCTGGAGGGCTCGCGCCTGGAGCTCGCCGCGGGCGAGGTCTGGACGGACGCCGTGGCGCGGACCGTCGAGGCCGGACTCGCCGGGATCGAGTGCCTGGCCGGCATCCCCGGCTCGGCCGGCGCGACCCCGATCCAGAACGTCGGCGCGTACGGGCAGGACGTCTCCGCGACCGTCACCGAGGTCGTCGCCTACGACCGGCGCGCCGAGGAGACCGTCACCCTCACCAACGCCGAGTGCGCCTTCTCGTACCGGCACAGCCTCTTCAAGGACCAGCCCGAGCGGTACGTGGTGCTGCGGGTCCGCTTCGAGCTGGAGGACGCGGACGGGATGTCGGCGCCGCTCAAGTACCCGGAGACCGCCCGCGCCCTCGGCGTCGAGGCGGGCGACCGGGTGCCGCTCGGCCAGGCCCGCGAGACCGTGCTGCGGCTGCGCGCCGGCAAGGGCATGGTCCTGGACCCGGAGGATCACGACACCTGGTCCGCGGGCTCCTTCTTCACGAACCCGATCCTCACGAACGACGAGTTCGACAGCTTCCGGGCCCGTGTGGCGGAGCGGCTCGGCCCCGACGTCGCCCCGCCGGCCTTCCCCGCGGGCGAGGGCGGCGCAGTGAAGACCTCCGCGGCCTGGCTGATCGACCGGGCCGGGTTCACCAAGGGGTACGGAACCGGGCCCGCCCGGATCTCCACCAAGCACACGCTCGCCCTCACCAACCGCGGCGAGGCGACCACCGAGGACCTCCTCGCCCTCGCCCGCGAGGTCGTCGCCGGGGTCCGGGACGCCTTCGGGATCACCCTCGTCAACGAGCCCGTGACCGTCGGCGTCGAGATCTAG
- a CDS encoding adenosine deaminase produces the protein MEHVSRDITLLPKAHLHLHFTGSMRPTTLIELADKYGVHLPEALSSGTPPKLRATDERGWFRFQRLYDIARSCLREPEDIRRLVREAAEEDVRDGSGWLEIQVDPTSYAPLLGGLIAAMEIILDAVDAASRETGLGMRVLVAANRMKHPLEARTLARLAVRYADRGVVGFGLSNDERRGLARDFDRAFSIARDGGLLAAPHGGELTGPASVRDCLDDLRASRVGHGVRAAEDPRLLRKLAERGVTCEVCPASNVALGVYERHEDVPLRTLFEAGVPMALGADDPLLFGSRLAAQYEIARRYHGFTDAELAELARQSVRGSAAPEGVRAKLLAGIDDWIAD, from the coding sequence ATGGAGCACGTTTCACGCGACATCACCCTGCTGCCCAAGGCCCATCTGCATCTGCACTTCACCGGTTCGATGCGGCCCACGACGCTCATCGAGCTGGCCGACAAGTACGGCGTCCATCTTCCCGAGGCGCTGAGCAGCGGTACGCCCCCGAAGCTACGGGCGACCGACGAGCGCGGCTGGTTCCGCTTCCAGCGCCTGTACGACATCGCGCGCTCCTGCCTGCGCGAGCCCGAGGACATCCGGCGGCTCGTCCGCGAGGCCGCCGAGGAGGACGTCAGGGACGGCTCCGGGTGGCTGGAGATCCAGGTCGACCCCACCTCGTACGCCCCACTGCTCGGCGGGCTCATCGCGGCCATGGAGATCATCCTGGACGCGGTCGACGCGGCCTCCCGGGAAACCGGGCTCGGGATGCGGGTGCTCGTCGCCGCGAACCGGATGAAGCACCCCCTGGAGGCGCGGACGCTCGCCCGGCTCGCGGTGCGGTACGCGGACCGGGGCGTGGTCGGCTTCGGGCTCTCCAACGACGAGCGGCGGGGCCTGGCGCGCGACTTCGACCGGGCGTTCTCGATCGCCCGCGACGGCGGTCTCCTCGCGGCCCCGCACGGTGGGGAGCTGACCGGCCCCGCCTCCGTACGGGACTGCCTGGACGACCTGCGGGCCTCGCGCGTCGGCCACGGGGTGCGGGCGGCGGAGGACCCCCGGCTGCTGCGGAAGCTGGCGGAGCGCGGGGTGACCTGCGAGGTCTGCCCCGCGTCGAACGTGGCCCTCGGTGTGTACGAGCGGCACGAGGACGTACCGCTGCGGACGCTCTTCGAGGCGGGTGTCCCGATGGCGCTGGGCGCCGACGACCCGCTGCTCTTCGGCTCGCGGCTCGCGGCGCAGTACGAGATCGCCCGCCGGTACCACGGGTTCACGGACGCGGAGCTGGCGGAGCTGGCCCGTCAGTCGGTGCGGGGCTCGGCGGCCCCGGAGGGCGTACGGGCGAAGCTCCTTGCGGGGATCGACGACTGGATCGCCGACTGA
- the rplJ gene encoding 50S ribosomal protein L10, producing MARPDKAAAVAELKDKFQSSNAVVLTEYRGLTVAQLKTLRRSLGENAQYAVVKNTLTKIAANEAGITSLDDQFTGPTGAAFITGDPVESAKGLRDFAKENPNLIIKGGVLDGKALTADEIKKLADLESREVLLSKLAGAFKGKQSQAASLFQALPSKFVRTAEALRVKLAEQGGAE from the coding sequence ATGGCAAGGCCCGACAAGGCTGCCGCGGTAGCCGAGCTCAAGGACAAGTTCCAGAGCTCGAACGCCGTCGTGCTGACCGAGTACCGGGGTCTCACCGTCGCGCAGCTCAAGACGCTGCGTCGTTCGCTCGGTGAGAACGCCCAGTACGCCGTGGTGAAGAACACGCTGACCAAGATTGCGGCCAACGAGGCCGGGATCACCTCGCTCGACGACCAGTTCACCGGTCCGACGGGCGCCGCCTTCATCACCGGTGACCCGGTGGAGTCGGCGAAGGGTCTTCGTGACTTCGCCAAGGAGAACCCGAACCTCATCATCAAGGGCGGTGTCCTTGACGGTAAGGCGCTGACCGCCGATGAGATCAAGAAGCTTGCGGACCTCGAGTCCCGCGAGGTTCTGCTCAGCAAGCTGGCCGGCGCGTTCAAGGGCAAGCAGTCTCAGGCTGCCTCGCTCTTCCAGGCGCTGCCGTCGAAGTTCGTCCGCACCGCGGAGGCGCTTCGCGTCAAGCTCGCCGAGCAGGGCGGTGCCGAGTAA
- the secE gene encoding preprotein translocase subunit SecE, with protein sequence MTDAVGSIDMPDADDEASESKKKARKGGKRGKKGPLGRLALFYRQIVAELRKVVWPTRSQLTSYTTVVIIFVVIMIGLVTVIDYGFQEAVKYVFG encoded by the coding sequence GTGACGGACGCCGTAGGCTCCATCGACATGCCTGATGCCGACGACGAGGCCTCTGAGTCCAAGAAGAAGGCCCGCAAGGGCGGCAAGCGCGGCAAGAAGGGCCCTCTGGGCCGGCTCGCGCTCTTCTACCGCCAGATCGTGGCGGAACTCCGCAAGGTCGTCTGGCCCACTCGTAGCCAGCTGACGTCGTACACCACTGTGGTGATTATCTTCGTCGTCATCATGATCGGCCTTGTCACCGTGATTGACTATGGCTTCCAGGAAGCAGTCAAGTACGTCTTCGGCTGA
- a CDS encoding MaoC family dehydratase, which yields MTAKIAYDDVEVGTELPAQSFPVTRATLVRYAGASGDFNPIHWNEKFAVEVGLPDVIAHGMFTMAEAVRVVTDWAGDPAAVVEYGVRFTKPVIVPNDDQGALVEVSAKVAAKLDDRKVRVDITAMSAGQKVLGMSRAVVELA from the coding sequence ATGACCGCCAAGATCGCCTACGACGACGTCGAGGTCGGCACCGAGCTGCCCGCGCAGAGCTTCCCCGTGACGCGCGCCACGCTCGTGCGGTACGCGGGCGCCTCCGGGGACTTCAACCCCATCCACTGGAACGAGAAGTTCGCGGTGGAGGTCGGCCTCCCCGACGTCATCGCCCACGGCATGTTCACCATGGCCGAGGCCGTCCGCGTCGTCACCGACTGGGCCGGCGACCCCGCCGCCGTCGTCGAGTACGGCGTCCGCTTCACCAAGCCGGTCATCGTCCCCAACGACGACCAGGGCGCCCTCGTCGAGGTCAGCGCCAAGGTCGCCGCGAAGCTGGACGACCGGAAGGTGCGGGTCGACATCACCGCGATGAGCGCGGGCCAGAAGGTCCTCGGCATGTCGCGGGCCGTGGTCGAGCTCGCCTGA